In the Streptomyces formicae genome, one interval contains:
- the rarD gene encoding EamA family transporter RarD, with protein sequence MDSEAAGQSRSEQRIGLLNGFAAYGMWGLVPLFWPLLKPAGAVEILAHRMAWSLVAVGIALLFVRRWAWAGELIRQPRRLGLVAIAAAVITVNWGLYIWSVNTGHVVEASLGYFINPLVTIAMGVLLLGERLRPVQWAAVGVGLAAVLVLAFGYGRPPWISLVLAFSFATYGLVKKKVNLSGLESLTAETAVQFLPAVGYLVWLGAQGDATFTSEGPGHAALLAATGVVTAIPLVCFGAAAIRVPLSTLGLLQYLAPVFQFLLGILYFHEAMPPERWAGFALVWLALSLLTWDALRTARRAAAAREAVALAGASVPAGPKGREARETVV encoded by the coding sequence GTGGACAGCGAAGCAGCCGGACAGTCGAGAAGTGAGCAGCGGATCGGGCTCCTGAACGGCTTCGCGGCGTACGGGATGTGGGGTCTGGTCCCCCTTTTCTGGCCCCTGCTCAAACCGGCCGGTGCCGTCGAGATCCTCGCCCACCGGATGGCCTGGTCCCTCGTCGCGGTCGGCATCGCGCTGCTCTTCGTACGGCGCTGGGCCTGGGCGGGCGAGCTGATCCGGCAGCCGCGCAGGCTCGGCCTGGTGGCGATCGCCGCGGCGGTCATCACTGTGAACTGGGGCCTCTACATCTGGTCGGTGAACACCGGCCACGTGGTGGAGGCCTCGCTCGGCTACTTCATCAACCCCCTCGTCACCATCGCCATGGGCGTCCTGCTGCTCGGCGAGCGGCTGCGGCCCGTGCAGTGGGCGGCGGTCGGCGTCGGCCTCGCCGCGGTGCTCGTGCTCGCGTTCGGGTACGGCAGGCCGCCGTGGATCTCCCTCGTCCTCGCCTTCTCCTTCGCGACGTACGGCCTGGTGAAGAAGAAGGTCAACCTCAGCGGCCTGGAGTCGCTCACCGCCGAGACCGCCGTGCAGTTCCTGCCCGCGGTCGGCTACCTGGTGTGGCTCGGCGCGCAGGGCGACGCCACGTTCACCTCCGAGGGGCCCGGGCACGCGGCGCTGCTCGCCGCGACCGGTGTGGTGACCGCCATCCCCCTGGTCTGCTTCGGGGCCGCGGCGATCCGGGTGCCGCTCTCCACGCTGGGGCTGCTCCAGTACCTCGCGCCCGTCTTCCAGTTCCTGCTCGGGATCCTGTACTTCCATGAGGCGATGCCGCCCGAGCGGTGGGCGGGGTTCGCGCTGGTGTGGCTCGCGCTGTCGTTGCTGACGTGGGACGCGTTGCGCACCGCGCGGCGGGCGGCTGCCGCCAGGGAAGCGGTGGCCTTGGCGGGTGCCTCGGTTCCGGCCGGCCCGAAGGGGCGTGAGGCTCGGGAGACGGTCGTCTGA
- a CDS encoding NAD(P)H-binding protein: protein MTETEQQTPQPTAPASASSPGPILVLGATGKTGRHVVARLRAAGHAVRAASRTSPTRFDWTDRATWAPALAGVRAIYLVVPAEPEPIADFVAQAEAAGVRRFVVLSGRGVESYGHSFEPGMAEAEQVVRDAQVDWTVIRPNNFAQNFDEDLFHAPLLAGRLALPTGDAPEPFVDVRDIADVAAALLTEEGHTHRVYELTGPRALSFGDAVAEIAAASGRPLRFEHVTEERYVSELLADGVPEEAARPLARVFVFLAEGHNAAPTSAVRDVLGREPRDFSEYVKERAEAGAWTP, encoded by the coding sequence ATGACAGAGACCGAGCAGCAGACGCCCCAGCCCACCGCTCCCGCCTCCGCTTCCTCCCCCGGTCCCATCCTCGTACTCGGCGCCACCGGCAAGACGGGACGCCACGTGGTGGCCCGGCTGCGCGCGGCTGGACACGCCGTCCGCGCCGCGTCGCGGACCTCCCCGACCCGCTTCGACTGGACCGACCGCGCCACCTGGGCCCCCGCCCTCGCGGGCGTCCGGGCGATCTACCTGGTCGTCCCGGCCGAGCCCGAGCCGATCGCCGACTTCGTCGCGCAGGCCGAGGCGGCGGGCGTGCGGCGCTTCGTGGTCCTCTCGGGCCGCGGGGTCGAGTCGTACGGCCACTCGTTCGAGCCGGGCATGGCGGAGGCGGAGCAGGTGGTCCGTGACGCCCAGGTCGACTGGACCGTGATCCGGCCCAACAACTTCGCGCAGAACTTCGACGAGGACCTCTTCCACGCGCCCCTGCTCGCCGGTCGCCTCGCGCTGCCCACCGGGGACGCGCCGGAGCCGTTCGTCGACGTGCGGGACATCGCGGACGTGGCGGCAGCCCTGCTCACCGAGGAGGGCCACACGCACCGCGTCTACGAGCTCACGGGCCCGCGCGCGCTCTCCTTCGGCGATGCGGTCGCGGAGATCGCCGCGGCGTCGGGGCGGCCGCTGCGCTTCGAGCACGTCACGGAGGAGCGGTACGTGAGCGAACTCCTGGCGGACGGCGTCCCCGAGGAGGCGGCCCGCCCCCTCGCCCGCGTCTTCGTCTTCCTCGCCGAGGGCCACAACGCGGCGCCCACCTCAGCCGTCAGGGACGTCCTGGGCCGCGAGCCGCGCGACTTCTCCGAGTACGTGAAGGAACGTGCGGAGGCGGGCGCTTGGACCCCGTAA
- a CDS encoding MFS transporter has product MGARAWALLLVLCGTVFLEGIDIAMVAIAIPSIRSDLGLSTGTAAWVVSAYVLGYAGFTLLGGRAADLLGRRRMFLVWLGVFLVFSGLGGFATEGWMLVVARFVTGVAAAFMTPAAMSIITTSYEEGPERNKALLVFAGTSAGGFSLGLVVGGLLTELGWQWVFFTPVFFAAAILAAALRLVPAEAARTGTKPSRRFDLPGAAAAAGAMLLLAYGIVRLEHGLADWPLTVAAAFAGLLLVAAFVGIERRTADPLVRLGIFRTGSVVRAGLGSLLYLGAFMGFQFVLTLYLQELRGWPSWQTAVAMLVLGCDVLLSPTLTPRLVRRYGNTRVILGGFLMAFAAYVLFLPVGADWSYLAMFPTLLLAGTGFALTLGPQMIAATDGVAAKEQGLASGLLQTATQFGAAIGISAVTAVYGLAASGGHTGHAGGADGADLSAFRVALVVPVVMAALGVVVATVGVRRSRRGGEGGSGAAVAGGGQTAAPSASEALRLPVSDAR; this is encoded by the coding sequence ATGGGTGCACGCGCCTGGGCGCTGCTGCTCGTCCTCTGCGGGACGGTCTTCCTGGAGGGCATCGACATCGCCATGGTCGCGATCGCGATCCCCTCGATCCGGTCCGACCTGGGCCTTTCGACCGGCACGGCGGCGTGGGTGGTCAGCGCCTACGTCCTCGGGTACGCGGGCTTCACGCTGCTCGGCGGCCGCGCTGCCGATCTGCTCGGCAGGCGGCGGATGTTCCTCGTCTGGTTAGGGGTCTTCCTGGTCTTCTCGGGCCTCGGCGGCTTCGCGACCGAGGGGTGGATGCTGGTCGTCGCGCGGTTCGTCACCGGTGTCGCCGCGGCGTTCATGACGCCCGCCGCGATGTCGATCATCACCACCTCGTACGAGGAGGGCCCCGAGCGGAACAAGGCGCTGCTCGTCTTCGCGGGGACATCCGCGGGCGGCTTCTCGCTCGGCCTCGTCGTGGGCGGGCTGCTCACCGAACTCGGCTGGCAGTGGGTGTTCTTCACGCCGGTGTTCTTCGCGGCCGCGATCCTCGCCGCGGCGCTGCGGCTCGTCCCCGCCGAGGCGGCGCGCACCGGCACCAAGCCGTCCCGGCGGTTCGACCTGCCGGGGGCCGCGGCGGCCGCCGGGGCCATGCTCCTGCTCGCGTACGGCATCGTCCGGCTCGAACACGGCCTCGCCGACTGGCCGTTGACGGTCGCCGCGGCGTTCGCTGGGCTGCTGCTCGTCGCCGCGTTCGTGGGGATCGAGCGGCGTACGGCGGACCCGCTGGTGCGGCTCGGGATCTTCCGCACGGGGTCCGTGGTGCGGGCCGGGCTCGGGTCGCTGCTCTACCTGGGGGCGTTCATGGGCTTCCAGTTCGTCCTGACGCTCTACCTCCAGGAGCTGCGCGGCTGGCCGTCCTGGCAGACCGCCGTCGCGATGCTGGTGCTGGGCTGCGACGTCCTCCTGTCACCGACGCTCACCCCGCGCCTGGTCAGGCGGTACGGCAACACCCGCGTGATCCTCGGCGGCTTCCTGATGGCCTTCGCGGCGTACGTGCTGTTCCTGCCGGTCGGCGCCGACTGGTCGTACCTGGCGATGTTCCCGACGCTGCTCCTCGCGGGCACCGGCTTCGCGCTCACGCTCGGCCCGCAGATGATCGCGGCGACGGACGGCGTGGCCGCGAAGGAACAGGGCCTGGCGAGCGGGCTGTTGCAGACCGCCACGCAGTTCGGCGCGGCGATCGGCATCTCCGCCGTGACCGCGGTCTACGGACTCGCCGCTTCCGGCGGTCACACGGGACACGCGGGCGGGGCGGACGGCGCTGACCTGTCGGCGTTCCGGGTGGCGCTCGTCGTCCCGGTGGTCATGGCGGCCCTCGGCGTGGTCGTCGCGACGGTCGGCGTACGCAGGAGCAGGCGCGGGGGAGAGGGCGGGAGCGGGGCGGCCGTCGCGGGTGGCGGTCAGACCGCCGCTCCGAGCGCGTCGGAGGCCCTCCGGCTGCCGGTCAGCGACGCGCGGTAG
- a CDS encoding VOC family protein, whose amino-acid sequence MTTLHWKLVIDANDPHAQASFWGETLGYEVEDNSALIARLLDLGAAPEAATLDFRGRRAWRDLIAVRHPDDPYDEASGTGLGRRILFQRVPETKNGKNRLHLDVHSEPGHRDDEVARLQGLGASVDRHVKEPGGEWVIMKDPEGNEFCVH is encoded by the coding sequence ATGACAACCCTGCACTGGAAGCTCGTCATCGACGCCAACGACCCGCACGCCCAGGCGTCCTTCTGGGGCGAGACGCTCGGCTACGAGGTCGAGGACAACAGCGCCCTGATCGCACGGCTCCTCGACCTCGGCGCGGCACCCGAAGCCGCGACCCTCGACTTCCGCGGCCGCCGCGCCTGGCGCGACCTCATCGCCGTCCGGCACCCCGACGACCCCTACGACGAGGCCAGCGGCACCGGCCTGGGCCGCAGGATCCTCTTCCAGCGCGTGCCCGAGACGAAGAACGGCAAGAACAGGCTGCACCTCGACGTGCACTCCGAGCCGGGCCACCGCGACGACGAAGTGGCACGCCTGCAAGGGCTCGGTGCCTCGGTGGACCGGCACGTCAAGGAGCCCGGCGGCGAATGGGTGATCATGAAGGATCCGGAGGGGAACGAGTTCTGCGTGCACTGA
- a CDS encoding winged helix-turn-helix transcriptional regulator, with protein MAVSNRKSLVEAMCPYRLVLEHVTSRWGVLILIALEDRSYRFSELRRAISEISTVSEKSLTQTLQTLERDGLVHRDAKPVIPPRVDYSLTDLGREAAAQVRTLATWTKRRMGDVEKAREAYDEARS; from the coding sequence ATGGCCGTAAGCAACCGGAAGTCCCTCGTCGAGGCGATGTGCCCCTACCGTCTGGTCCTGGAGCACGTCACCAGCCGCTGGGGCGTCCTGATCCTGATCGCGCTCGAAGACCGCTCGTACCGCTTCAGCGAGCTGCGGCGCGCCATCAGTGAGATCAGTACCGTCAGCGAGAAGTCGCTGACCCAGACCCTGCAGACCCTGGAGCGCGACGGCCTGGTGCACCGCGACGCCAAGCCGGTCATCCCACCCCGCGTCGACTACTCCCTGACCGACCTCGGGCGCGAGGCCGCCGCGCAGGTCAGGACCCTGGCGACCTGGACCAAGCGGCGCATGGGCGACGTCGAGAAGGCGCGTGAGGCATACGACGAGGCCCGGTCCTGA
- a CDS encoding flavodoxin family protein codes for MTRSFLFVTGSARTGGNSELLARKAAEQLPPDVEQRWLHLADLPLPDFEDLRHEENGARARPRPVGTNEAVLLDATLAATDIVIVSPLYWYSLSANVKRYLDYWDAWLETPEAAFKDTLAGRTLWGVTALAHTEEEVAEPLIGTLNHTAAFFPMRFGGVLLGNGTRPGHVLNDDEALARAKTFFAQEPPVARYPYDRA; via the coding sequence ATGACCCGCTCGTTCCTCTTCGTCACCGGCAGCGCCCGCACCGGAGGCAACTCCGAGCTCCTGGCCCGCAAGGCCGCCGAGCAGCTGCCCCCGGACGTCGAACAGCGCTGGCTGCACCTGGCGGACCTGCCGCTGCCCGACTTCGAGGATCTGCGCCACGAGGAGAACGGCGCCCGGGCCCGCCCCCGCCCCGTCGGCACCAACGAGGCCGTCCTCCTGGACGCCACCCTGGCGGCCACGGACATCGTGATCGTCTCGCCCCTGTACTGGTACTCGCTCTCCGCCAACGTCAAGCGCTACCTGGACTACTGGGACGCGTGGCTGGAGACCCCCGAGGCCGCGTTCAAGGACACCCTGGCGGGCCGCACCCTGTGGGGCGTGACGGCGCTCGCGCACACCGAGGAGGAGGTGGCCGAGCCGCTGATCGGCACCCTGAACCACACCGCCGCCTTCTTCCCCATGCGCTTCGGCGGCGTCCTGCTCGGCAACGGCACCAGGCCGGGACACGTGCTCAACGACGACGAGGCCCTGGCGCGCGCCAAGACCTTCTTCGCGCAGGAGCCGCCGGTGGCCCGCTACCCCTACGACCGGGCGTAG
- a CDS encoding 2-oxoacid:ferredoxin oxidoreductase subunit beta: protein MADTKTAGSEGTGSTIEALSLVPKAEAKQSMKDFKSDQEVRWCPGCGDYAVLAAVQGFMPELGLAKENIVFVSGIGCSSRFPYYMNTYGMHSIHGRAPAIATGLASSRRDLSVWVVTGDGDALSIGGNHLIHALRRNVNLKILLFNNRIYGLTKGQYSPTSEVGKITKSTPMGSLDAPFNPVSLAIGAEASFVARTVDSDRKHLTSVLRQAAEHPGTALVEIYQNCNIFNDGAFEVLKDKQQAEEAVIRLEHGQPIRFGADGTKGVVRDALTGDLKVVAVTPENEGDILVHDAHATSPTTAFALSRLADPDTLHHTPIGVLRDVERPVYDTLMADQLDSAIEQNGKGDLAALLAGGDTWTVVG from the coding sequence ATGGCTGACACGAAGACGGCCGGGTCGGAGGGGACCGGGAGCACGATCGAAGCGCTTTCCCTGGTGCCCAAGGCCGAGGCCAAGCAGTCCATGAAGGACTTCAAGTCCGACCAGGAGGTGCGCTGGTGCCCCGGCTGCGGTGACTACGCCGTCCTTGCCGCCGTGCAGGGCTTCATGCCCGAGCTCGGGCTCGCGAAGGAGAACATCGTCTTCGTGTCCGGGATCGGGTGCTCCTCCCGCTTCCCGTACTACATGAACACCTACGGGATGCACTCCATCCACGGCCGCGCCCCGGCCATCGCCACCGGACTCGCCTCCTCGCGGCGGGACTTGAGCGTCTGGGTGGTCACCGGCGACGGCGACGCGCTCTCCATCGGCGGCAACCACCTCATCCACGCCCTGCGCCGCAACGTGAACCTGAAGATCCTGCTCTTCAACAACCGGATCTACGGACTCACCAAGGGCCAGTACTCGCCGACCTCCGAGGTCGGCAAGATCACCAAGTCGACGCCGATGGGATCGCTCGACGCGCCCTTCAACCCGGTCTCGCTCGCGATCGGCGCCGAGGCGTCCTTCGTGGCCCGCACCGTCGACTCCGACCGCAAGCACCTCACCTCGGTGCTCCGCCAGGCGGCCGAGCACCCCGGCACGGCGCTCGTGGAGATCTACCAGAACTGCAACATCTTCAACGACGGCGCCTTCGAGGTCCTCAAGGACAAGCAGCAGGCCGAGGAGGCGGTGATCCGCCTGGAGCACGGGCAGCCGATCCGCTTCGGCGCAGACGGCACCAAGGGCGTGGTCCGCGACGCCCTGACCGGTGACCTGAAGGTCGTCGCGGTCACCCCGGAGAACGAGGGCGACATCCTCGTCCACGACGCGCACGCCACGTCGCCGACGACGGCCTTCGCGCTCTCCCGGCTCGCCGATCCCGACACCCTGCACCACACCCCGATCGGCGTCCTGCGCGACGTCGAGCGGCCGGTGTACGACACGCTCATGGCCGACCAGCTGGACAGCGCCATCGAGCAGAACGGCAAGGGCGACCTCGCCGCGCTGCTCGCGGGCGGCGACACCTGGACGGTCGTCGGCTAG
- a CDS encoding AraC family transcriptional regulator has product MDALGDLLRGVRADGARFDRAVLTGPWEVTCAEGAALELITVVRGSALLTAESGAPRTLHEGDTAVISTTAPYTASSAGGSGSGSGSGSGSDAGSGFDGCELVAGAYQFDGSVGRRLISALPPLLVVPGGAECLPIIELIAAEVSADRPGRQYVMDRMLDWMLACTLRDWFDLPGSQPPAWYRALGDDVVGPALCAMHDEPARSWTVAALAARSQVSRAAFARSFTELVGRPPMAYLTEWRMTLAAELLAEPGATVAAVAGRVGYADGFGFSDAFKRIRGIAPSGYRASLTGSRRASDALGAAV; this is encoded by the coding sequence ATGGATGCTCTGGGGGATCTGCTGCGCGGGGTACGGGCGGACGGCGCGCGGTTCGACCGTGCGGTCCTGACGGGGCCCTGGGAGGTGACGTGCGCCGAGGGCGCCGCCCTCGAACTGATCACCGTGGTGCGCGGCTCGGCGCTGCTCACCGCGGAGTCGGGCGCGCCGCGGACCCTGCACGAGGGAGACACCGCCGTCATCTCCACGACCGCGCCCTACACGGCGTCGAGCGCGGGCGGCTCGGGCTCCGGGTCCGGCTCCGGCTCCGGGTCAGACGCGGGCTCCGGCTTCGACGGGTGCGAACTGGTCGCCGGTGCCTACCAGTTCGACGGCTCCGTCGGCCGACGGCTGATCAGCGCGCTGCCGCCGCTGCTCGTCGTGCCGGGCGGCGCGGAGTGCCTGCCCATCATCGAGCTGATCGCCGCCGAGGTGTCCGCCGACCGCCCGGGCCGCCAGTACGTGATGGACCGGATGCTCGACTGGATGCTGGCCTGCACCCTGCGCGACTGGTTCGACCTGCCGGGCTCCCAGCCGCCCGCCTGGTACCGCGCGCTCGGCGACGACGTGGTCGGCCCCGCCCTGTGCGCCATGCACGACGAGCCCGCCCGGTCCTGGACGGTGGCGGCGCTCGCCGCGCGCTCCCAGGTCTCGCGCGCGGCCTTCGCCCGCAGCTTCACCGAACTGGTCGGCAGGCCCCCGATGGCGTACCTCACCGAGTGGCGCATGACGCTCGCCGCCGAACTGCTCGCCGAGCCCGGGGCGACGGTCGCCGCGGTGGCGGGGCGGGTCGGGTACGCCGACGGGTTCGGGTTCAGCGACGCCTTCAAGCGGATCAGGGGCATCGCGCCGAGCGGCTACCGCGCGTCGCTGACCGGCAGCCGGAGGGCCTCCGACGCGCTCGGAGCGGCGGTCTGA
- a CDS encoding ABC transporter permease, giving the protein MSRADVMTVGGNREPRPLWTLGLFRSELAITFRRWRTIALLAVLAAVPILVGVAVKIETSDGSTIGGGGEGGGPAFIAQITNNGLFLVFTALAATLPFFLPMAIGVVAGDAIAGEANAGTLRYLLVAPAGRTRLLLVKYATTLTFCLAATLVVATSALATGALLFPLGDVTTISGTRMGFGEGLLRALLIALVVAASLIGVAALGLFVSTLTSSGIAAMATTVGLLITVQILDQIPQLHGLHPYFFSHYWLSFADLMREPVYWDDLIKNLQMQGLYAAVFGSAAWARFGAKDVLA; this is encoded by the coding sequence ATGTCGCGGGCTGACGTGATGACGGTGGGCGGGAACAGGGAGCCGCGGCCGCTGTGGACCCTCGGCCTCTTCCGCAGCGAACTCGCGATCACCTTCCGCCGCTGGCGGACGATCGCGCTGCTCGCCGTGCTGGCCGCCGTGCCGATCCTCGTCGGCGTCGCGGTCAAGATCGAGACGAGCGACGGCTCGACGATCGGCGGAGGCGGCGAGGGCGGTGGCCCCGCGTTCATCGCGCAGATCACCAACAACGGCCTGTTCCTGGTCTTCACCGCGCTCGCCGCGACCCTGCCGTTCTTCCTGCCGATGGCGATCGGCGTCGTCGCGGGCGACGCGATCGCGGGCGAGGCGAACGCGGGAACGCTGCGCTATCTGCTCGTCGCGCCCGCGGGGCGCACCCGGCTGCTGCTCGTGAAGTACGCGACCACGCTGACGTTCTGCCTGGCCGCGACCCTGGTGGTGGCCACCTCCGCGCTCGCGACGGGCGCGCTGCTCTTCCCGCTCGGCGACGTCACCACGATCTCCGGCACCCGGATGGGCTTCGGGGAAGGGCTGCTGCGGGCCCTGCTCATCGCGCTCGTCGTCGCCGCCTCACTGATCGGCGTGGCCGCGCTCGGCCTCTTCGTCTCGACGCTCACCAGCAGCGGCATCGCGGCGATGGCGACCACGGTCGGCCTGTTGATCACGGTCCAGATCCTCGACCAGATCCCCCAGCTGCACGGCCTTCACCCGTACTTCTTCTCGCACTACTGGCTGTCCTTCGCGGACCTGATGCGCGAGCCGGTCTACTGGGACGACCTGATCAAGAACCTGCAGATGCAGGGCCTGTACGCGGCCGTCTTCGGCTCCGCGGCATGGGCGCGGTTCGGGGCGAAGGACGTGCTGGCGTAG
- a CDS encoding winged helix-turn-helix transcriptional regulator, which translates to MEEGTLKSPSNREGTVDHEVTVDHGGSVDYGEADPFQWDTREDCQVRQILDRVADKWSLLVIALLDRRRLRFTELRREIDGISQRMLTVTLRQLERDGLVKRTVHPVVPPRVEYELTPLGGTLHHTIQTLVSWTEEHQNEIAAARADYDARAAAEESP; encoded by the coding sequence ATGGAAGAAGGCACTTTGAAGTCACCGAGTAACCGCGAGGGCACCGTGGACCACGAGGTCACCGTGGACCACGGGGGCTCCGTGGATTACGGGGAGGCCGACCCCTTCCAGTGGGACACCCGCGAGGACTGCCAGGTGCGGCAGATCCTCGACCGGGTCGCCGACAAGTGGTCGCTCCTCGTCATCGCGCTCCTGGACCGCCGCCGGCTGCGCTTCACCGAGCTGCGGCGCGAGATCGACGGGATCAGCCAGCGCATGCTCACGGTCACGCTGCGGCAGCTGGAGCGCGACGGCCTGGTGAAGCGCACCGTGCATCCGGTCGTGCCGCCCCGCGTCGAGTACGAACTCACCCCGCTCGGCGGCACCTTGCACCACACCATCCAGACCCTGGTCTCCTGGACGGAGGAGCACCAGAACGAGATCGCGGCGGCCCGCGCCGACTACGACGCACGCGCCGCCGCGGAGGAATCACCCTGA
- a CDS encoding M28 family metallopeptidase: MKLSVPGRTAAAAVIAVAGLLTTSAISSAAPTSASPTASREAAAAPDIPVANVKAHLSELQSIASANGGNRAHGSAGYKASIDYLKGKLDEAGFTTSVQEFTAGGDTGYNLIADWPGGDEGKVVMAGAHLDSVTEGPGINDNGSGSAAVLETALTVAREQYKPTKHLRFAWWGAEEIGLVGSSHYVEKLPEADRSKISGYLNFDMIASPNTGYFVYDDDPTIEKTFKDYYAGQNITTEADDEGDGRSDHAPFQQAGVPVGGIFSGAETTKSAAQAEKWGGTAGEAFDKCYHSSCDDESNLDATALDRNSDAVAYAVWGLSA; this comes from the coding sequence ATGAAACTCTCCGTTCCCGGACGTACCGCCGCGGCCGCAGTCATAGCCGTCGCCGGACTCCTGACCACGAGCGCGATATCCAGCGCGGCCCCGACCTCGGCGTCCCCCACGGCGTCCCGCGAGGCGGCCGCCGCACCCGACATCCCGGTCGCCAACGTCAAGGCGCACCTGTCCGAACTGCAGTCCATCGCGAGCGCCAACGGCGGCAACCGCGCCCACGGCAGCGCCGGTTACAAGGCGTCCATCGACTACCTGAAGGGCAAGCTGGACGAGGCCGGATTCACCACCTCCGTGCAGGAGTTCACGGCGGGCGGCGACACCGGCTACAACCTGATCGCCGACTGGCCGGGCGGCGACGAGGGCAAGGTCGTGATGGCCGGAGCGCACCTCGACAGCGTCACCGAGGGCCCCGGCATCAACGACAACGGGTCGGGCTCCGCCGCCGTCCTGGAGACCGCGCTGACCGTGGCCCGCGAGCAGTACAAGCCCACCAAGCACCTGCGGTTCGCCTGGTGGGGCGCCGAGGAGATCGGCCTGGTCGGCTCCTCGCACTACGTCGAGAAGCTGCCCGAGGCCGACCGCTCGAAGATCAGCGGCTATCTGAACTTCGACATGATCGCCTCCCCGAACACGGGCTACTTCGTCTACGACGACGACCCCACGATCGAGAAGACGTTCAAGGACTACTACGCGGGCCAGAACATCACCACGGAGGCGGACGACGAGGGCGACGGCCGCTCCGACCACGCCCCGTTCCAGCAGGCGGGCGTCCCGGTCGGCGGCATCTTCAGCGGCGCCGAGACCACCAAGTCGGCGGCCCAGGCGGAGAAGTGGGGCGGCACGGCGGGCGAAGCGTTCGACAAGTGCTACCACTCGTCGTGCGACGACGAGTCGAACCTCGACGCGACCGCGCTCGACCGCAACAGCGACGCGGTGGCGTACGCGGTGTGGGGCCTCTCGGCGTAG
- a CDS encoding NAD(P)H-binding protein → MSIVVTGATGHLGRLVVEGLLAARVPAGEIAAVVRDKDKAADLAERGVELRVADYSAPETLRGAFAEGDRVLLISGSEVGRRVPQHRAVVEAARAAGVALLAYTGILGGPDADFDLAAEHKETERIILDSGLPHVFLRNGWYHENYTEHLAPVLAHGAVVGSAGDGRIASASRADYAAAAVAVLTGEGHEGKTYELSGDVAWSLAEYAAEVAARSGKDISYANVPAEEHLAALTGAWVPEPMAAMLVDVDAAIGRGRLAGTSGDLARLIGRPTTPLADAVEAALKG, encoded by the coding sequence ATGAGCATCGTCGTCACCGGAGCCACCGGACACCTCGGCCGTCTCGTCGTCGAGGGGCTGCTCGCCGCCCGGGTCCCGGCCGGGGAGATCGCGGCCGTCGTCCGCGACAAGGACAAGGCCGCCGACCTCGCCGAGCGCGGCGTCGAGCTGCGGGTCGCCGACTACAGCGCCCCCGAGACCCTGCGCGGCGCCTTCGCCGAGGGCGACCGCGTCCTGCTGATCTCCGGCAGCGAGGTCGGCCGCCGGGTGCCGCAGCACCGCGCCGTGGTCGAGGCCGCGCGGGCGGCGGGCGTCGCGCTCCTCGCGTACACGGGGATACTCGGCGGCCCCGACGCCGACTTCGACCTCGCGGCCGAGCACAAGGAGACCGAGCGGATCATCCTGGACTCCGGTCTGCCGCACGTCTTCCTGCGCAACGGCTGGTACCACGAGAACTACACCGAGCACCTCGCCCCGGTCCTGGCCCACGGCGCCGTCGTCGGCTCGGCGGGCGACGGACGCATCGCCTCCGCCTCGCGCGCCGACTACGCCGCGGCCGCCGTCGCCGTCCTGACCGGCGAGGGCCACGAGGGCAAGACCTACGAGCTGAGCGGCGACGTGGCGTGGAGCCTCGCCGAGTACGCCGCCGAGGTCGCCGCGCGCAGCGGCAAGGACATCTCGTACGCGAACGTCCCCGCCGAGGAGCACCTCGCGGCCCTGACCGGCGCCTGGGTTCCGGAGCCGATGGCGGCGATGCTCGTCGACGTGGACGCGGCCATCGGGCGCGGGCGCCTGGCCGGGACGAGCGGTGACCTGGCGCGGCTGATCGGGCGGCCGACCACGCCGCTCGCCGACGCCGTCGAGGCGGCGCTCAAGGGCTGA